The nucleotide window AAAAGGATCTTAAAGAAGCTGAAAAAGAGCGTGATATCTACCAAAAAAATGCCCAAGAAGGCAAAAAATATAAGGAAAAAGCTACAAAAGCTATAGAGCAATTCCACCTTCTAGCAAGAATAGTTGGAGAGACAGTTCCTCTACCTAAAGACCGTACCCTAAAAGGTTTTGATCGAGTTGAAACTTGGATTACCAACATAGGCACCTATATTAGAGGACTGGAAAAAGAAACTGTAAATAGCTTGAAAACGAGGCCTTAAGCGCCGTTCGTCTGAGTCTCTTCAGTCGTTTCATTTCCTGGCTGCACGTTAGAGATCGCTTGCTTGAGCACTTCGATCTTGGAGCCATCAACCATTTTTAGGATCACAGTCTCTTTTTCAACACGGACAAGGGTCCCAACGATCCCCATGGCGGTGATCCGGTCTCCTTTGCTCATGCTGTCTCGCTGTTGCTGCATCTTCTTCCGTCTTTTTTGCTCGGGTCTCCACAGGATCATGTAGAAAAAGAGAAGGGCTATCCCGATCATCATGAAGGTTTGCATCATGCTTTGTTGACGGGCTGGGGCTCCTTCTTCTGCAAATAGTGTTGCGGAAAGAGCTAAGGGGGCTAAAAGATAAAGGGCTTTTTTCATAAGGCGTCCTGGTTAAATGTTTTTCCCTATTATAACGGATGACGCTCTAGAAATGCAATGTTTTCTATGTGAGGGGTGTGGGGGAACTGATCGACTGGCTGGAGCGTTTTAAGGGTGTATCCTTGGGCAAGAAGGGTAGAAATATTTTCACTTTGGGTGGTGGGATTGCAGGAGATGTAGAGAATTTTTTGGGGAGCAAGGCGGAGGAGATGGGTGAGCGCGGTGGGAGTAAGGCCGGAGCGGGGAGGGTCTATGATGGCAAGGTTGGGAGGTGCGAGCACTTCGGAGAGATAGGCTCCGACGTCTCCTTTGTGAACAGTGATATTGGTGAGGTTGTTGGCAGCAATGTTGAGCTCGGCATCGCAGACGGCGTAGGGGCTAAGCTCGATGCCGACCACTTTTTTGACGTAAGGGGCAAAGACAATCCCCAGGGTGGCGGTGCCGCAGTAGAGGTCGAGGACGATGTCGGTAGGTTTAGGAGCGGCGATTTCTAAAGCGCGGGTGAAGAGCTTTTCGGCTTGGACGGGGTTGGGCTGGAAGAAGGAGTCGGGACTGATGGAAAAGTTGAGGGCTTTTTCTTTGACATGGAGGGTTTCGTGGATGAGGTCGGGGCCCCCAAGGTGCATCTCGTAAAACTCGGAGGGTTT belongs to Candidatus Neptunochlamydia vexilliferae and includes:
- the yajC gene encoding preprotein translocase subunit YajC, with the translated sequence MKKALYLLAPLALSATLFAEEGAPARQQSMMQTFMMIGIALLFFYMILWRPEQKRRKKMQQQRDSMSKGDRITAMGIVGTLVRVEKETVILKMVDGSKIEVLKQAISNVQPGNETTEETQTNGA